Proteins found in one Phycodurus eques isolate BA_2022a chromosome 18, UOR_Pequ_1.1, whole genome shotgun sequence genomic segment:
- the tab2 gene encoding TGF-beta-activated kinase 1 and MAP3K7-binding protein 2 isoform X6 produces MAQGSHHIDIQVLHYLHQRFPEVPEGVVSQCVLQNNNNLDACCEYLSQVSPAYLYSEEGNLNFSDDPSLTRLRNHMTQLNLGLQSQNVHVAPARDGLRMNGSRTLAHSLSEGPLQTGQAPNSNFFQQEPQSAPVEGPPSLNVFRAMEPSRKPQPPQHLGLYPLGVKGATMGLQQTPRFNPITVTLAPHIQTGRSTPTSLHIHGGPQSGLSSPQGNAIYIRPYVSQCGTARQNQQQGGRAQYSPTSQPQQQIYQISHPSSLSGSWSGPHQSSSSHTSQHQTQGHQTSHVYMPISSPTNSQAPSILPSGSQASSSGVSSSSSSSSSSSSSSVMPTSLSAISQYNIQNISTGPRKNQIEIKLESPQRSNSTTTTAVLRTGGGSRSSSTSSSCPSSSSSTGVSTVPTTPLSIGGSGLSRSQPTVYISASPPTAATTPSEEAVMASTGSRSQPKFYISTNASSDDSGGRNPPTVYISANPPLQAPSGARNIGSQVSMGPAYIHHHPPKSRASVGVGNTASSPRVVVTQPNTKYTFKITVSPNKPPAVSPGVVSPTFEPNNLLSLPPDHHFVEPDPLHLSDPLSAHKERPSEPRRLSMGSDDAAYTQALLVHQKARMERLWHELELKKKKLEKLKEEVNEMENDLTRRRLERSNSASQIPSNWCTVRPMTLNVGPFTIPGSDSSQ; encoded by the exons AATAACAACAACTTAGATGCGTGCTGTGAATACTTGTCCCAGGTCAGTCCAGCCTACTTGTACAGCGAAGAAGGAAACCTCAACTTTTCTGACGACCCCAGTTTGACCAGGCTCCGTAATCACATGACCCAGCTGAACCTGGGCCTGCAGTCTCAGAATGTGCACGTGGCCCCAGCGCGAGACGGCCTGAGAATGAACGGCAGCCGGACTCTGGCCCATAGCCTGAGCGAAGGGCCCCTGCAGACAGGCCAGGCTCCAAACAGTAACTTTTTTCAGCAGGAGCCGCAGTCTGCTCCAGTTGAAGGGCCCCCCAGTCTCAATGTGTTTCGTGCAATGGAGCCCTCGCGCAAACCGCAACCTCCACAGCACCTTGGACTCTACCCTCTAGGTGTCAAAGGAGCGACTATGGGTCTCCAGCAAACACCACGTTTCAACCCTATTACCGTGACGCTAGCTCCTCATATTCAGACAGGCCGCAGCACTCCTACTTCTTTACACATACATGGTGGGCCACAATCAGGTCTAAGCAGTCCACAGGGTAACGCTATCTACATTAGGCCCTATGTCAGTCAATGCGGTACAGCTCGACAGAATCAGCAGCAGGGAGGCAGGGCCCAGTATAGCCCCACTTCTCAGCCTCAACAGCAGATCTATCAGATCTCTCATCCTTCATCCTTGTCTGGGTCATGGTCTGGCCCTCATCAATCCTCTTCCTCACATACCTCACAACATCAGACCCAGGGCCACCAGACGTCTCATGTCTACATGCCAATTAGCTCCCCAACCAATTCCCAGGCACCCTCCATCCTTCCCTCTGGAAGCCAGGCGTCTTCATCTGGTGTCTCCTCTTCTAGCTCGTCttcgtcctcgtcctcctcttcctctgtcATGCCCACCTCGCTCTCTGCTATCAGCCAGTACAATATACAGAACATCTCCACTGGCCCGCGGAAGAATCAGATCGAGATCAAACTTGAATCTCCTCAGAGGAGTAACTCCACCACAACGACAGCTGTGCTGCGAACAGGTGGTGGGTCCCGTTCCTCCTCCACCTCATCCTCCTgcccgtcctcctcctcttcaacTGGTGTTTCTACAGTCCCGACCACCCCTCTCTCCATCGGAGGCTCGGGTCTGAGCCGTAGCCAGCCCACTGTTTACATATCTGCTAGCCCACCCACTGCTGCTACCACGCCTTCTGAGGAGGCAGTCATGGCCTCAACCGGATCCCGTTCACAACCCAagttttacatttcaacaaatgCCTCCAGCGATGACAGTGGGGGTAGGAACCCTCCCACAGTCTACATCTCAGCTAACCCTCCATTGCAGGCTCCATCAGGTGCAAGGAACATTGGGAGCCAGGTGAGCATGGGCCCCGCCTATATCCACCACCATCCACCTAAATCTCGGGCTTCGGTGGGAGTGGGAAACACGGCTTCCTCGCCACGTGTGGTGGTGACTCAACCCAACACAAAATATACTTTCAAAATCACTGTGTCCCCCAACAAGCCCCCAGCAGTGTCTCCTGGGGTGGTGTCTCCTACATTTGAGCCCAACAACCTCCTCAGCCTACCACCAGACCATCACTTTGTGGAGCCAGACCCCCTCCATCTCTCAGACCCACTTTCAGCGCACAAGGAGAGACCCAGCGAGCCTCGCAGACTCAGCATGGGCTCTGATGATGCTGCATACACACAAG CGTTGTTGGTCCATCAGAAGGCCCGCATGGAGAGGCTGTGGCATGAACTGGAgctaaaaaagaagaagctggAGAAGCTAAAAGAGGAGGTCAACGAGATGGAGAACGACCTGACAAGGAGACGACTGGAGAGATCAAACTCTGCCTCCCAAATTCCTTCA AACTGGTGTACAGTAAGGCCGATGACGCTCAATGTGGGTCCCTTCACCATTCCAGGTTCCGATTCAAGCCAATAG